The Bacillus sp. F19 DNA segment AGTTAGCTACTTGTTTATTTACTGTTTGCACTAATTTTTCAGACATTTTTTATCTCCTCCTTATGTACTTTTAAATTACCCCTTTTAAGATAAAATAAAACAGATTACTGCCTGATTTCTGATACAATTATGGTATACAGGGGGAGATTATCACATGTTTTATATTTTTGCGATCTGCATTATTATTATTATTATTGTGCTGCTGCTCAGTGTTCTGACTACGTCAAAAGCTTATAAATACGAGCATAAGATTGATCCTCTTCATAAAGAAGAATACACACAGGAATCAGATTCTAAAAAACATAACAAGGAAAACGTCTGACATGATCAGGCGTGTTTTTTTTTGGGGAATTTAAAAAGAAATCATGATAAAAGGACGATCATTTCGACAAAATGATTGAACATGCGTAATATTAAACAGCATTCTTTCAGTCTAAAAGTCACTATATTTTTCCAGATCCTTCAAAACGGATAATA contains these protein-coding regions:
- the ytzI gene encoding YtzI protein produces the protein MFYIFAICIIIIIIVLLLSVLTTSKAYKYEHKIDPLHKEEYTQESDSKKHNKENV